In Bosea sp. PAMC 26642, the DNA window TGAGCCTGCCCGCGAAATACCTGCTCGGGCCGATGCTGGTCAGCGCGGCCGTTCATCTTGCGGGCTGGAGCGACTTCAAGCCGTCCTTCGAGATCGTCAATGCCGCTCAATTAATCCTCGGCGTCGTCATCGGCTGCCGCTTCGCCGGCACCGCGCCGCGTACCGTCGGGCACATTATCCTGCTCTCGCTGGGCTCGACTGCAATCCTGCTGTTCTGGACCGCTGCCTGCGCTGCCCTGGTCTCTTGGCTGACCGGGTTCCGCGCCATGGCGCTGATCCTGGCCTACTCACCGGGCGGCCTGGCCGAGATGAGCCTGATTGCGCTCGCGGTCCACGCCGAGGTTGCCTTCGTCGCTGCCCACCATATCATCCGCATCTTCGTCGTCATGGTGGCGGCGGCCCCCGTTTTCGCGCTGATCGCTCGTCTCGGGCGTCACCATCGTGGCGCGCCAGTCTCGTCCAGCGCAGGCATGCCGGCCGAATGAGACGGCGGGCGCCCGAGATTGCATACAGGTCTATCGGTTTGCCGGGATTATGCACACTTTCTCGTCAGAGAGACCGGCGTGCCGTTGACTTAGGGTCAATCAAGCCCTAGGTGCCTGCGCAATGTACACGATCGCTGCGATTCCGCTTTCTGCGTGATCATTCCCGACCTCGCGATCATCGCGCTCAAACCCAGTTAGCGACAGGATTGGACATCATGGCGACACGCGGCGTCTCGGTCACGAACAAGCTCAGGGAGGCCTTGCTCGAGGGCGAATACACCGGCGGCACCCGCCTGAACGAGGTCGATCTCGCGGACAGCCTCGCCGTATCGCGCACACCGATCCGCGCCGCGCTGTCGACGCTCGCCGCCGAAGGCCTTCTCGAATACCGGCCCAACAGTGGCTATGCGGTCAAGACCTTTGCTGCCAAGGATATTGAGGGCATCTATGCCGTCCGTGCCAACCTCGAGGGGCTCGGCGCGCGTCTCGTCGCCCAGCAAGGTCTCTCGGACGTCCATCGTGGCTTGCTCCACAAGGCGCTGATGGACAGCGAGGATCTGCAATCCGTCGATGACTGGAACGAGGAGGTCGCCGATCGCTGGCGCGATCTGAACGACCGCTTTCACAACACGCTGATCGAAGCGTCGGGCAATTCCCATCTGGCGATGATGCTGCGCAAGTCGCGCGCCATTCCGCTGCTCAACCAGCTGAAATTCCGCTGGTTCGATGTGGCAACGATGGCCCGCGCCCATGACGATCACAGCCAGATATTCGCCGCCATCACCGGCGGCCAGGTCGTGCGCGCCGAGAGCATCGCGGCCGAGCACGTCTATCGTTCAGGCCAGCGTATCATTGAGCATTGGCGTAAGATGGATACGCGCAAGCCCATTGCGGCTGCCAAGGCCCGCGCGGCCTGAGCGTCATGCCGACGGCACGGCCCGGAAGCCGTGCCGCGTAGCGCGGAGTCAGGCGGCCTTGGCCAGGCCGAGCATATCCGGGCGACGATCACGCCAGGAGGTCGCCTGCTCGAAGGCATGCGCCGCCTGCAGCAGCACCGCTTCGGCGAAGGGCCGCGCCGCGAGCTGGATCGAGACGGGCAGGCCATTGGGGCCGAAGCCCGAAGGCACGCAGATCGCCGGCATGCCGGTCAGGTTGAACGCCATGGTGAAGTTCGGCTTGTCGAGATTGTCCCAGCGCGGCACCTGGTCGATCGGTGGCGCCTCGTCGGGGTTGCCCGCCGTGAGCAGAACATCGACGCCGGCCATCGCCGCCGCCA includes these proteins:
- a CDS encoding GntR family transcriptional regulator → MATRGVSVTNKLREALLEGEYTGGTRLNEVDLADSLAVSRTPIRAALSTLAAEGLLEYRPNSGYAVKTFAAKDIEGIYAVRANLEGLGARLVAQQGLSDVHRGLLHKALMDSEDLQSVDDWNEEVADRWRDLNDRFHNTLIEASGNSHLAMMLRKSRAIPLLNQLKFRWFDVATMARAHDDHSQIFAAITGGQVVRAESIAAEHVYRSGQRIIEHWRKMDTRKPIAAAKARAA